In the Acidovorax sp. A79 genome, one interval contains:
- a CDS encoding IclR family transcriptional regulator produces the protein MEEIDVAPDKARRGIQAIEAGGQLLLALEAHGHPLPLKKLAWAANMAPGKAHPYLVSLSKLGLVTQDASTGHYWLGRTAMELGLLTLRTVNPLREAAPLAELLAQETGHSVALSVWGNQGPTVVSLFDATYPLHTNMRVGTVMSLAGTATGRLFVAYLPRQLIEESLLEDDRRLGPDIAKTVEPSELQDMLSLVHEHGLSRSVDMPTVGVSSFAAPVFDYSGNVVMAVTLLGRTRSFDTAWSGNQAKAARACGSAISTRLGSLRRGA, from the coding sequence ATGGAAGAAATTGACGTGGCCCCAGACAAGGCGCGCCGAGGCATTCAAGCCATAGAGGCTGGTGGGCAGCTGCTTCTTGCGCTGGAGGCCCACGGGCACCCTCTTCCCCTCAAGAAGCTTGCCTGGGCTGCCAACATGGCTCCGGGAAAGGCACACCCCTACTTGGTGAGCCTCTCAAAACTCGGTCTGGTGACTCAAGACGCCTCAACCGGCCACTACTGGCTCGGTCGTACCGCCATGGAACTGGGTCTCCTGACGCTTCGCACCGTCAATCCCTTGCGCGAAGCCGCACCGCTTGCGGAACTGCTCGCGCAAGAAACAGGGCACAGCGTTGCACTGTCTGTTTGGGGAAATCAAGGGCCGACAGTGGTATCGCTTTTCGATGCGACCTATCCCCTTCATACCAACATGCGTGTGGGGACGGTGATGTCTCTTGCCGGAACAGCAACGGGGCGCTTGTTCGTGGCCTATCTACCTCGACAACTCATAGAAGAGTCACTGCTGGAGGATGACCGTCGCCTGGGCCCAGATATCGCAAAAACCGTTGAGCCGAGCGAACTGCAAGATATGCTCAGCTTGGTGCACGAACATGGACTCTCACGTTCCGTGGATATGCCTACCGTGGGGGTCAGCTCGTTTGCAGCCCCGGTTTTCGACTATTCGGGCAATGTTGTGATGGCGGTCACACTCCTGGGGCGTACCCGGTCATTTGACACAGCTTGGAGCGGAAACCAGGCAAAGGCGGCAAGAGCATGCGGCTCAGCGATCTCCACGCGCCTCGGGAGCCTCCGGCGCGGCGCCTGA
- a CDS encoding IclR family transcriptional regulator yields MALRDLTKAVSMPSGKIHPYLVSFGKIGLVAQDPVTGQYLLGPMAIQLGLTGLQTLNPIREATPMAEALAAETGHTVAIAVWGNLGPVIVRLIDAAYPINTNIRTGTVMSLANTATGRVYSAYLQRPLIDRMLQDDYIRLGPDIAHPLDGKAVEDLIEEVRARGMSRGVNHPTPGIVSFSAPVFDYSGAIALTITMMGPTGTFDPDWNGPMAVALRTCALAISQRLGFRKA; encoded by the coding sequence ATGGCCCTCAGGGACCTGACCAAGGCTGTCAGCATGCCTTCCGGGAAGATCCATCCCTACTTGGTGAGCTTTGGGAAGATCGGGCTCGTGGCACAGGACCCCGTAACTGGTCAGTACTTGCTGGGACCTATGGCGATCCAATTGGGGCTCACCGGGCTGCAGACTCTCAATCCCATTCGCGAAGCGACGCCCATGGCGGAGGCGTTGGCTGCTGAAACCGGGCACACGGTTGCGATCGCGGTCTGGGGAAACCTCGGGCCCGTCATCGTTCGCCTGATCGACGCCGCGTACCCGATCAACACCAACATCCGTACCGGAACGGTGATGTCGCTGGCCAATACAGCAACCGGCAGGGTGTATTCAGCTTATTTGCAAAGGCCATTGATCGACCGGATGCTTCAGGATGACTACATCCGTTTGGGCCCTGACATTGCCCATCCGCTTGATGGCAAGGCGGTTGAGGATCTGATCGAGGAGGTGAGGGCGCGGGGAATGTCGCGAGGGGTGAATCATCCAACGCCGGGGATTGTTTCGTTCTCGGCACCAGTCTTTGACTACTCCGGCGCGATTGCCCTGACTATCACGATGATGGGCCCTACGGGTACCTTTGACCCTGATTGGAATGGTCCGATGGCCGTGGCCCTGCGCACTTGTGCCCTCGCTATCTCGCAGAGGCTCGGATTCAGGAAGGCGTAG
- a CDS encoding IclR family transcriptional regulator, with product MANETAKFNSKDKTMGALDEDGNEGGSEKERRGIQSIEAGGQLLLALGAQGRPLPLRELARAADMAPGKAHPYLVSFAKLGLVTQEASTGFYWLGPTAMQLGLVTLRMLNPVREATPFAEQLARETGHSVGLSVWGNQGPTMVFLFDAIYPLHTNIRTGTVMSLAGTATGRLFAAYLPAKLIEESLLEDERRLGPDIAKPVDTEELQRMLIEVRKHGVSRSVNNPTPGVCSFAAPVFDYSGNIVLGVTLMGRSRSFDTDWNGTQATAVRACGQEVSKRLGGPSRASLDPR from the coding sequence ATGGCAAACGAGACCGCCAAATTTAACTCCAAGGACAAGACCATGGGCGCACTTGATGAAGACGGCAATGAAGGTGGTTCCGAGAAGGAGCGCCGAGGAATTCAGTCTATTGAAGCCGGCGGTCAGTTGCTTCTCGCACTGGGTGCGCAAGGTCGCCCGTTGCCGTTGAGAGAACTGGCGCGAGCTGCCGACATGGCTCCAGGAAAGGCGCACCCCTATCTCGTGAGCTTTGCCAAGTTGGGGCTTGTGACCCAGGAAGCCTCGACGGGGTTCTATTGGCTAGGCCCCACGGCAATGCAACTAGGCCTTGTGACCCTCCGCATGCTCAATCCAGTACGCGAAGCCACTCCCTTCGCCGAGCAGCTGGCGCGGGAAACTGGGCACAGCGTCGGATTGTCCGTCTGGGGAAATCAAGGCCCGACGATGGTCTTCCTCTTTGACGCCATCTATCCGCTGCACACCAACATCCGTACTGGAACGGTAATGTCCCTTGCCGGTACTGCGACTGGTCGATTGTTCGCCGCATACCTTCCCGCGAAACTGATCGAAGAGTCGTTGCTGGAAGACGAGCGGCGCTTAGGGCCGGACATTGCGAAACCCGTCGACACGGAAGAACTGCAGAGAATGTTGATCGAGGTGCGCAAGCATGGGGTATCGCGCTCGGTCAACAACCCCACCCCTGGTGTTTGCTCCTTTGCCGCGCCCGTCTTTGACTATTCAGGCAACATCGTCCTGGGCGTCACGCTCATGGGGCGCTCAAGGTCTTTTGACACGGACTGGAATGGCACCCAAGCCACAGCCGTGCGCGCATGCGGCCAAGAGGTATCCAAACGCCTAGGCGGACCTTCAAGAGCCTCTCTGGATCCGCGCTGA